Genomic segment of Triticum aestivum cultivar Chinese Spring chromosome 6A, IWGSC CS RefSeq v2.1, whole genome shotgun sequence:
aaccatttttcaaagtttttcatAAAAGCCCTTAATATTTGCGTTAATCAACTCACAGTCCATGTAgaataaatattttaaaataatcATATATTTTAAACCCTAACTCCAAGTTCaatatgttatatatgaaattgattagaaaaatgtgtagaatctgaatatgatattATTTTTATCTATTAACTATTTTAAAATAATGCTATTTAGGGTGCAACCAAAATCAATGGCGCATAATCTGTCATTCCTTCGTGCCGGCGTCAATTCGTATTGCAAATGAACATGCGACACACACTGCTCTATGTTGTTTGGCAAGGAACGAATGTGGAAAAATGATTACAATGAACAAATTACAATCGGTAATCATGTTGTACTTCCACCAACTTCTCTCTTTGTACATGTCCCCTCATCGAAGACCCTACTTAAGTATTTTTTGGCGAAATCCACACACATATTTATCGACAGACTACACAATTCTTTTTTACAGTGAATGCACAAATAATTTTTATAGCATATACATACATTTATAAAACTCATGAACATCAAAAGTACATGAAGACTTATTTTGAAAATACCAAAACAGTTCTTGTGATAGTCATGAACGTTAATAATTGAAACCGATACATAGGATCTTAATTTGTGTTTTACATGCTGCATGTGATGGTGACACATATAGACTTTCTTAAATATATTTAATTTATAGACACGGCCTCCTTAGTGTTGAACAACACCGATCGGTTGCTATCTGAATCTAGGCCATAGGTGGTCGCCATCAATATTACGAGTCAGAACTAAAATTTTATCAAAATAACAACAGTGGCTCGGATAAAACATATTTATTCTCCCGTTACAACACACGGGCATGTTTACTAGTAAAGTATCAATAGACTTTTTCCTAGAAAAAACACCTTTTGTCTTGGTACACGGTCAGCTGATAATCTAGACTTTCGCATCATGTCCAACCTAATATCTTACTGACAGCTCCTCGATAGAACTTTCGTTCGGTGTACGCATTTAAGATCATAGACAAACGTCATGACTTAGGTGTGGTGTCTTTGTAAATAGCATACTACGACTATAGGTGTGGTGTTTACGTTCTGCAGATAGTGTAATATTACACACTCAAAGAATAGTATAAGAAGTTCATCTAAAAAATAAATAGTATAAGAAGTTCATCTAAAAAATAAATAGTATAAGAAGTTCatctcaaaaataaaaaaaatagtagTATAAGAAGTTATGAACGGTCAAATCAAAGAGGCCTCTGTTGTTAGGGCGTGGAACCCTGCTCGTTCCTTAGGGCCATGGCGGTGCGGTGGATCCCGGTCCTTatcggcgggagggctccgtttttacatgtttcttcaaattttgttagggtttgtgtcctactcagaaaTACGAGACGActgcggctccctgaagatggaataaggtcttCCCCGCCTAGCCCGTTccggtggtgtgtctagcatcgcCGGTGGGCATGTGGGATAGATCTatcttggtggatttgctcggatctggtcatAGTTCGTCTACGTTTGTGTTTCTTCACGCTAGATCCTTCCAATCTACGCTACTCTTTATCTGCGATGATTGTTGTTCTGTTGCGCTAGTCCTATAGGGCCTTAGCATAAGGACTTTCCGATTGTCTACTACAACTAATTTTGCCCGGCTCCAACGAGGGAGGGCGTTTGTAGTCGTCGGTAGATGGTCTACGGACCTGGATCTAATATTTATTATTTCTTATGTTCATTATAttgccatgattgaaaatgaataaattagaatttttctggaaaaaaaaaaAGCTCCCGCCCTCGGCACTCGTCGGAGCAGGGAGGAGATCGGATCACCACACGCCGACGCGACATGGACGCCGTGGTTTCCTCAAAAAATATGTAGAGATATACACACGGTAGGTTTGATTAACGAATTACCAAAACCATTTTAATCCCGTACTCCGTACCAAAGCTTTGTCGCGGACTAGTTAGTATCGTCCGCGGTCAGCAGTGCACGCATCCAAACCGGGAGGAGGAGGTCATGACGACCGGTGTCAGTGTGAAGCCGAAGCCGCTGGACCAAGACCAGAAACCACATGCGAGGGAGAGGAAGCTCGACAAATACTAAAAGAAGCGGGCAACGACGTCGACATGGTGCTGCTTCGTCTCGGTCAAGCCACGAAAATCCAACCCCGCCGGGCACCGCGTGGCTAACTACGCACGCCTAATCGCCATTAGACTAGTACTTGTACGTACATCGACACCGCATCTCGGCGCGGCTGCCGGCGAGCTGGCCACGCATGCAGACGCACACGCCGGGGCTCGGCCCGGCACGCGGTGGGCTGGCTCCCGCCGGGTCTCTCTCTGTGCGCGGGCCAGCGCACCGGCGACCTTGTCGCGTGCTCGGGTGGCCATGGCATCGCGACGTCAAAGCGCATGGCAACTTGTGACCAACCACTGCGCTGCATCAATTAATAATTGACCCGCGGGGCGCTGCGGTCTGGAGTCTGGACTCTTCCCCCTCCCGCTATATAGCCCCGCCCAGACGTGCTGTGTCTGTCATCTCGCTTCATTTCTAGTCGTAGCTCGGAATCGGAGGCGCCTGCGGTCGAGTAGGTGATCCTGCTACAGAATTATAACCTGTTGTTGACGGAGGAGCCGATGTCAATTGCCGCGGCCGTCACCGGAGCCGCCACCGCGGCGGTGCACGCGCCCGTGCACCACGCGCCGCACCACGCCTCCCCGCAGCGCACGGCGCCGCGCCGCGAGCAGTCGCCGCTCAACCCGAGCTCGCAGGCGCTGCGCGCCGCCGGGTCCGGGGCCTCGCCCGCCGCGGACGGCGTGAGGGCGCACATCGCCAACCTTGACCGCGTGCTCGGGAAGCCGCCGAGGACGCCGAGCCAGGCGGGGCCGCCCAGCAGCAAGCAGGAGCAGGAGAGCGAGCAGGAGCCGCTCAACATCCGGCACGGCCTGCTCAACGCGCTCAACCTCTCCTTCTTCGTGCCCATGCCCGGCATGCGGGCGCGCATGGCCGCGGACGAGCACATGTCGCCGCGCAGCCTCATGCACATGCAGCAGCTCCTCTCGGCCGACTCCCCGCGCGCCTCCCCGCGGAGCACCATCGGGCCCCGGTGGCGCGCCCTCCACGGGGAGGGTGGGTGGGCAGGTCTCCTCGACCCGCTCGACTCCGACCTCCGCCGCGAGCTCCTCCGCTACGGCGACTTCGTGCAGGCGGCCTACCAGGCCTTCCACTCGCTGCCCACCGCGGCGGCGAGGCACCGGGGCCTCATGCTCCCGGACCGCTCCTACCGCCCCACGCGCAGCCTCTTCGCCACCTCCGCGCTGTCCATGCCGCCGTGGGCCAAGCGCCCCAACACCCCCGAGTGGCTCACGCAGCAGTCCAACTGGATCGGCTACGTCGCCGTGTGCGAGTCCGAGCGGGAGGTCGCCCGCATGGGCCGCCGCGACATCGCCATCGTGCTGCGCGGGACGGCCACCTGCCTCGAGTGGGCCGAGAACCTGCGCGCCTCACTCGTGCCCCTCGACGGCGAGCCCGGCGAGGGCAAGCAAGCCGGACCGGAGGACCCCAAGGTGGCCCGCGGGTTCCGGAGCCTCTACAAGACGGCCGGGGAAAAGGTGAAGAGCCTCTCGGAGGACGTGATGGACGAGGTGAGACGCCTCATGGAGAAGTACAAGGGCGAGGAGCTGAGCATCACGATCGTCGGGCACAGCctcggcggcgcgctggcgctcctggTGGCCGACGAGATCGCCACGACCGTCCCCGACGCGCCGCCGGTCGCCGTGGTCTCCTTCGGCGGCCCGAAGGTGGGCAACGCCGCGTTCGTGGACAAGCTGAAGCAGAGCGGCAAGGTCAACGTCCTCCGCATCGTCAACGCCGGCGACATGGTGACCAAGGTGCCCGGCGTGGCGCCGCGGCTGCCGCTGAGCAAGGAGCAGTACCAGCACGTGGGCGCGGAGCTGCGCATCGACAGCAAGAACTCGCCGTGCCTGCGCCCCGACGTGGGCCCGGCGAGCCGGCACGACCTGGAGGCGTACCTGCACCTCATCGACGGGTTCACCGCGACGGGGCACCCGTTCCGGTACGACGCGCGGCGCAGCGTGATACGCCTGCTGCAGCTGCAGAAGGGGAACGTGAAGAAGGAGTACGTGAACCGCGCCCGGGAGCTCGGCGTCGACCCCGCCGCGCCGGCGGACGTCGGCCGGAGCATGGCGTACGGCAACTGCCCCGTCGCGAGCCCGTCATGACCAAATCGCGCAGTAAATTTAGTTTTGTACTGTAGAGACAAACAATTCTTTCGTTAGTCGGCAGGGCGTCGGTTCCAGGAAAATATCTCATTTCCATCGTTTCGTTTTCGTTTTCGTTTCGATGCATGTACAGGAAAATCATGTATGTGTGCGTGACATAATTGATCAGGCGACAGCTTGAGTGTTTTGACCACAATGTTTTGTTCACCACTTGCGCAACTGCGCTGCCTCCTACTCGTTCCATTTTTTCCTTTGGACAGAGACCGGTTCCCTCCCTGCATTCTCCAAAACAGAGACCGATTCTTTTTTTCTCTTAAGAATACGCAATCGTGTATCTTAGttttatagaaggcagaaataTGTACAAGAACCATTCCATTCCATTCCCTCCGACAAAGAGTAGAATTTTACAACCCATGTAACATTAACGTCGACTTTTTACTATCAACATCAGTCATCAGCTTAATCACAACTCTGAATATCTTATGAATGGTTCTGATCCCTGTAAAATTATTATATACTACCGGTTCTTTACGGTTAACAATTCATTTGTTACCGATGGCAACACTCGGAGTGGAAGTCACCGAAGCTAGAGCGGCCTTTTTCTTTTCTATGGTGGACAACCCCGAACCTCCCTTTTTAGTCTTTTACTACAACCAGTCTAGAGTAGTTTTTCAGTATTTTTCACGTGTCTTAAAAAATCTTCAGTGGTAGAGAAATCAACTACCTTCACAAAAAATACGTATAAAGTGCACTATCACCCAGTGTCATTTTCAGCAAATTAATACGTGCATCGGATTATGACTGACAAAAGAAGTGGCTGCTATGGTTATAAACTACTTCCTTTGTCCCGCAATGTAAGTTGTTTTTCCAAGCTAAACTagtttgcaaaaacgtcttacattatgagatagAGGGAGTAGAAAATTGCTCACGAAGAGATGACAATATGAAACTGCTTCACACACGACATGGTTTGCACCATCTGTGAACGATACGCAGTCCACGGATCAGCTAAGGAAAAAAAAAATTGCCTTCGGCGTGCACACTCGTGTAAGGGTCAGCTGCAAGTCTATAGTGTGTATAGCAGCGTTCATAGTATGACACTGACTGTGTTTTTTAATTTAGTTTGTGGAAATCACAAAAGTCTATTCTAGTTTTCAGAAATCTCATTTTTTTGACCTAGTTATTTTCCTTTCATGTTGAGTGAAGATCAACTCTTCATTGTCGCATGGCCGAAGAGCTCTTTCCATGTCCGCCTAAGCGAAGAGTGCTCTTCGCGGCCGACGGGGCTGAAGAGTTACTCTTCGTCGCCTGTGCGAACGAAAAGCCCCAATAGGGCCCACCACGTCGTGTAATCGGGGCAACGAAGTTGCTTGTAGCTCTTTTTGTTGCTGGCGCGAACAAGGAGATCTTCTCATTGCTTGCGCGAATGAAGAGATCTTTTAGTTGCTGCCGCGAACAAATTTTTTTCCCGCGTTTGCCCTTCATGCTTCGGACATCCTCTCCTTTCCCTTACTGCCACCCCTGCCCCGCCCTTTACTTTCCCGCCATCTCCACTCCTTCCCTTTGTCTTCCCGCCATCTCACTCTTCCTTCTCGCACATTTTTTTCCACCTTTGCTCTTGCCTCGCTCCTTCTATAAAACCACTCCCCGCATGTTATGGTATGCATCATACCATAGTCATTTCTCCAGTCTTGTCTGGTGCCTCATCTTGCCATTTTACTCCAGTGATGTCCCATTTTGCTTCTGACATATGTCACAAAAATGAAGATGTGCAATGGAGTTGGGGGGGGGGGACGTGTCCCTTTCTTTGAATTAATCAGTAGTGACACCTGATGGAGTTGGCTAATCGCTTTTCCAAAGAAGGGATCCAAAAGGAACCCAATGGGAATAAGACAAAGAGCTTTTGAGATTGCATGgaatctgttggggatataactattgggtatgacccgcccaggaggggccatgtcataccactggcggttcataaAATACAAAGCCCATAAAGAtgctgaagatggcggttcacgaagcaggctactgaaggcccaaagcccaaaggcgacttaaagcCCACATGTGTAAACCgacatatatgtatgacttgtattgtaaggcatgcatagttagtcaccgggccggacacgttttatatgagccggccgggactccgtgagctgatgggcgtcaacctgtgtatagaaaggggcgacccggcggcggtttagggcaagaaataagagagatcgaaagctaggtcaagcgtattcgctcctgataatcgaaacccaagcaataccacctcaattggattaggcttttaccttcaccgcaagaggtcgaaccagtataaactcctgtgtcctttgtcccgtttaacccatttaagctaacctagttgcgatggctccacgactaagtcctttcgctaggacatttgccgtgataattccacgagaGTTataggaattcgtat
This window contains:
- the LOC123127886 gene encoding phospholipase A1-Ibeta2, chloroplastic-like; the encoded protein is MSIAAAVTGAATAAVHAPVHHAPHHASPQRTAPRREQSPLNPSSQALRAAGSGASPAADGVRAHIANLDRVLGKPPRTPSQAGPPSSKQEQESEQEPLNIRHGLLNALNLSFFVPMPGMRARMAADEHMSPRSLMHMQQLLSADSPRASPRSTIGPRWRALHGEGGWAGLLDPLDSDLRRELLRYGDFVQAAYQAFHSLPTAAARHRGLMLPDRSYRPTRSLFATSALSMPPWAKRPNTPEWLTQQSNWIGYVAVCESEREVARMGRRDIAIVLRGTATCLEWAENLRASLVPLDGEPGEGKQAGPEDPKVARGFRSLYKTAGEKVKSLSEDVMDEVRRLMEKYKGEELSITIVGHSLGGALALLVADEIATTVPDAPPVAVVSFGGPKVGNAAFVDKLKQSGKVNVLRIVNAGDMVTKVPGVAPRLPLSKEQYQHVGAELRIDSKNSPCLRPDVGPASRHDLEAYLHLIDGFTATGHPFRYDARRSVIRLLQLQKGNVKKEYVNRARELGVDPAAPADVGRSMAYGNCPVASPS